tttgaaattcaacttttgtacacaTATCATGAATCAAAcgatgatagtatatacactgtcagtgtatataagatttactcttgtaaggattaatttttcctatacTGACAGTGCATACACTATCAACGTTGGATGAatgataattatataaaatttaaatttaaaatttaatttttatacacatatcataaattaaatagtGATAGTTTATACACGatcaatatatataagattttaCTCTTATACTATTTATATTGATAATGGTCCAAGCCGCGCTCCCAATTATTTGCGGCTAAGTGGGCCGATTTTGGGTTAGCTCGGCCCTATTAACAATTCTATTTCTCGGTAAGAGCGTACACGGTGCCTTAATAGAAATTTTTTGCCCTCCATTCCCAAATTTCCCAATTCTTCTGCAATTTCCTAAACCCTACAAATCATTTTCGGCGTCGATTCTCCTCTCTTCTGAGAAGATGGCGACAATCAGCTTAAGGAAGGGCAACACAAGGCTTCCACCGGAGGTGAACAGAGTTCTCTACGTCCGAAACCTTCCGTTCAACATCACCAGCGAGGAAATGTACGATATATTCGGGAAATACGGCGCCATCCGGCAGATTCGAATCGGCACGAACAAGGATACTCGCGGCACCGCCTTCGTTGTCTATGAAGATATCTATGATGCTAAAACCGCCGTCGACCACTTGTCTGGCTTCAATGTCGCCAACAGATACCTCATCGTTCTCTACTACCAGCAAGCTAAGATGAGCAAGAAGTTTGaccagaagaagaaagaagaagagataACTAAGTTGCAAGAGAAGTATGGGGTTGGTCTGGCCGCTAAAGATAAGTAGATAGCCGAATtaggttttcttccttttaatttagggtttttacggaatTGATGTACTTTTTGGGGGGGGGTGGTGGGGTGGTTGAGTGAATCACTGTTGTCTGGTGTTTCTGTTAATGTGATATTTTTATTACAATTTTCTGGATATGATACTGAATTTCTTGGTGTCTATATTTGAATCACCCAGTGCtactgatatatatatatatatatatatatatatattagtaagGCCCGGCTGTGCTACGCACAGCCAGTTCCCACCTTCAATTttgtaataaattttattttagtttatttgtacgttgatatttggttttatttagatttcaaatttaatGCTTTCATAGGTGGACATTTATATTAGAATTGGTTGTGTAGTTtaagtatatttattttttaaggcAAAAGAGAGTAAATTGAATATAAGATAACAGAAATACATTAAAAGAGATACAAGATAATTACAATGAAACAGAAGTAGTTCAGTTTTTAAGTACACAAGcattatattgttggaaattaaTGCTATGCATAATCATTGTGGAAGTTCAGTGAAGTTTGCTGGTCAGTTGCGAGCTGTTCCACTTCAGAGCTGGTGACAATGGTGAATGTCGTTCCTTTGATTGCTTTTTCTCTTGGAGTTGCCTTTTTAACGAAGCACATGAGTCTTTTTCCTTGGATTGCTTGTGTTATGTGATGAAGTAAAATCATATTCTGCTATAGTCACAATGAAACATGTTAAGAAGTAAAGAGATTTAATATGTCAGCAGTTTGTAGTTGCTTTTCTTTAATACCTGATTGTTTATCTCGGTTAGTTCAGCAGCTTGAATGGACATCAATTTTTCAGCTTCTTCTCCCAAGGCAAGTGTATCCATTTTTCCAGTGGCATCAAGTATGGTAAGTGCAATGCAAGCTCTATATATGTAATTAGATGTATTAGCTAACTTGTTATTCTTTCATTAGTCACGGAAGGAAAATTTTTAGGCGGATAAAAATATCGTTTACTTGCCTAGGAGCGGGGTTGATTTTCACTCTGCAATAGTGGCAATTAATGTCCAAGATTCCTATGTAGTCAGTGGGTTCATGACAGTTGGAGCATGTGAAATACCAGAAAGGAGCTTTTTGATAGTTAATTTCAACTCGACCTTCAATCCATGCTGTTCGTTTCTGTCATTTAGAGTATGTTAGAGGTCGAGGTAGAAGTAATAAATTATCACTCTTGTTTTTGAAAGGTTAAGTTATGAATGTCTTACAAATCTTACGGCCTGAAGAGCTCTGTTTATGGGACTGA
This region of Coffea arabica cultivar ET-39 chromosome 3c, Coffea Arabica ET-39 HiFi, whole genome shotgun sequence genomic DNA includes:
- the LOC113734822 gene encoding splicing factor 3B subunit 6-like protein — its product is MATISLRKGNTRLPPEVNRVLYVRNLPFNITSEEMYDIFGKYGAIRQIRIGTNKDTRGTAFVVYEDIYDAKTAVDHLSGFNVANRYLIVLYYQQAKMSKKFDQKKKEEEITKLQEKYGVGLAAKDK